Genomic window (Gemmatimonadota bacterium):
CGAGGCGCTGGCGCACGCGGTAGCGGGCGCGCGCATGGTGGGCGGACTGGCCAAGCCGCTGACGCCGGAATTCACGGCCAGCGCGCCGCTGCTCGCGCGGCTGCACAACGCCCACGTCTCACTCCTGTCGCTGCTGCTGCTGGCGCTCGTGGGCCTCCACTTCTGGCTGATCCGGCACCTGGGGATCCACGCCCACGAGCCGCGAACCCACCCCTTCACCTCCCATCTCCGGCGTCTGGGTGGCTACGGTCTGATCGGGTTCGGTATGCTTGCCGCCATCGCGGCACTGTTCCCGCCCGGCATCGGATTCCCCGCGGTCGAAGGCGCAGAAGTCACCAAGCCCTTCTGGCCCTTCCTCTGGATCTATGCCGCCGAAAACGCGTTGGGTCTCGAAGGCATGCTCATCGCACCCGCCATCCTCTTCGGCTTCCTCTTCGCCGTGCCCCTGCTCGATCGACGCCACGATGATCGCGGCGGCCGCCCGCGCTGGCTCTTCGGCCTGGCCACGTTGCTGCTCGCCATGTATCTGGGCGCGTTGCTGTACGGCGCCTTCGCGCCCCAGCACCCGCATCTGGGTATGTGATGCGCAGTTCCGCGTGCTTCCTGGCCCTCGGCCTGCTGGCCTTCTGCGGGCGAGCCGGCGCGGCCCACGAGCCGGGAGTCCTCCACCTCGCCGCTCGAGAGGTAGGCGTGGGAGGCGAGATCAGCGTGCACGGGCAGAAGCTCCCGCGTCGCACACGGCTGCGCCTCGAGCTGCGCGGCGCGTTGGCCACGCTGGATCTGGGCACGGTGCACACGGACGGCGCAGGGGAATTTACGGCTCGACTGCCGCTGGCCGATTCCGTCCGCCCGGGCACATACGGTTTACTGGCGATCGCGCCCGACGGCGATGTAAGCGCCCGCGCAGATCTGGTCGTGCTGGCGGCCGCGCCGGCCGGGGAGCATGTGCACGGCGCGCAGGAGGATGCCGCGCGCGGCCGTGTGCCGCAGGCCAGGGCGGAGATGATGGATTTGCCGGCTAGCCGGAGCGCCGGCGAGTGGGTCGTCATCCTGGGGATCATTGGCTTGAGCGTCGGGTGCGGGGTGGTGCTCCTCAGGGGAGCACGGCAGCCGTAGCGGCGGCGCACCTGGCGCGCGGCGGGTCGGCCGGTCCCGGCAGATTGAAGGACCGGCTGCCAGGCTCTATCTTTAGCAGGGTTCTGGGAGTACGGACCGAAGCGGCGAGGAAGCCAGCGGTGTCAGGCGAGCAGGACGGGCGCAACCGGAGAGGGGCCCCCGAGACGGCGGCGCTCGAGCTGGACAAAATTGCCCGCCGCTTCGGGCGGCGCTGGGCATTGCGCGGTGTGACATTACGCGTGGCGCCGGGTGAGGTCGTCGCGCTGGTGGGCCACAACGGCAGCGGCAAGACCACCCTGCTGCGGGTGGCGGCCACGGCCATTCGGCCTACGCGCGGGAGCGGCCGGGTTTGCGGCCGGGACATCCTGAGGGAGCCCGCAGCCGTCCGGCCGCTGGTGGGCTTCCTCGGCCACTCGCCCGGACTTTACGAGGACCTGACGGCCTCCGAAAACCTGCTTTTCTCCCTGCGCATGGCCGGCGTGGCGGCGGACAGCCGAGCCGTGGCCGGCGCCCTGGCCGAGGTGGGGCTGACGCGGGAGGCGGGCGAGATGGTTCGCTACTTTTCTGCCGGCATGCGGCGGCGCCTGGCGCTGGCCAGACTGCTGCTCCGCCCGGGGCGACTGGTGCTGCTCGATGAGCCCTACGCCAGCTTCGACCCTGAGGGCGTCGAGCGGGTGAACCGCCTGGTACGGGAACAGCGTGCGCACGGCGGCGCCGTGATCCTGGCGACGCACGATCTGGCGCGTGCGGCGGAAGTCGCGGACCGCATGGTCGAGCTGGTGGCAGGCCGGCTGCTCGAGGGCAAATTGCCGCGCGGGAACGGCGCTGCAGGCGCAGGCGAGAGGGGTGCCATGGGCCAGCCCCTGGCACTGCAGGAGTCGAGCGGCCTATGAGCTGGCGCCAGGAATTGGGCCGAGCCCGGGCCGTGGCCTGGAAAGACCTCACGGCGGAGCGGCGCACCAAGGCGAACTTCAA
Coding sequences:
- a CDS encoding cytochrome b N-terminal domain-containing protein, which encodes MTGSTVDSAGPVPGERPGALFDRRAGGGWRERLAWHALEYGIAPVANRFPYMLGGLTFFGILALLVTGVLLDQFYNPAAVGAHDSIVFIISRVPGGNWLRSLHYWSTSVVLVSVFLHLIYVFWRRSYFRPREVTWWTGAAQLLVLFALAFTGTVLRADQEGGEALAHAVAGARMVGGLAKPLTPEFTASAPLLARLHNAHVSLLSLLLLALVGLHFWLIRHLGIHAHEPRTHPFTSHLRRLGGYGLIGFGMLAAIAALFPPGIGFPAVEGAEVTKPFWPFLWIYAAENALGLEGMLIAPAILFGFLFAVPLLDRRHDDRGGRPRWLFGLATLLLAMYLGALLYGAFAPQHPHLGM
- the ccmA gene encoding heme ABC exporter ATP-binding protein CcmA, with product MSGEQDGRNRRGAPETAALELDKIARRFGRRWALRGVTLRVAPGEVVALVGHNGSGKTTLLRVAATAIRPTRGSGRVCGRDILREPAAVRPLVGFLGHSPGLYEDLTASENLLFSLRMAGVAADSRAVAGALAEVGLTREAGEMVRYFSAGMRRRLALARLLLRPGRLVLLDEPYASFDPEGVERVNRLVREQRAHGGAVILATHDLARAAEVADRMVELVAGRLLEGKLPRGNGAAGAGERGAMGQPLALQESSGL